In Blautia sp. SC05B48, a single genomic region encodes these proteins:
- a CDS encoding HPr family phosphocarrier protein has product MLSYKVTVRNPSGLHLRPAGLLCGEAIKYKSSITFQYAGGTANAKSVLSVLGACVKNGDEITLVCEGEDEQAAIDALVALIEGGLGE; this is encoded by the coding sequence ATGTTAAGTTATAAGGTAACGGTCAGGAACCCGTCAGGGCTTCATCTTCGTCCCGCAGGGCTTTTATGCGGCGAGGCAATAAAATACAAATCGTCCATAACATTTCAGTATGCCGGAGGTACAGCGAATGCCAAAAGTGTTCTGAGTGTTCTGGGGGCCTGTGTAAAAAACGGGGATGAGATCACACTGGTCTGCGAGGGTGAGGATGAACAGGCTGCGATAGATGCACTTGTGGCTCTTATCGAAGGCGGACTGGGCGAATGA
- a CDS encoding CdaR family protein gives MKKNLTKNIPLKIMSIIVGILVWLIVVNVDDPIITKGFVISDVQIINEAYVDQLGEMVMQDDRENSVRVYITGERKIVNRLTSSDIKAVADLQQAQSTDTDPVMIPITATCSGILPENVRVSPQNLSVHLEKKVTKEFAINVTSDDSKPAQGLEVASLTANPEKVRITGPESLVGKIDSVSVDVSSKLEGIDQDTTITGAELTITDKNQDTLSSNSMSYLKFDNNGKVNVTAKLWKVRSDIRISAGYTGEPAEGYVVDSVTTVPETFSVAGSEEALDNLKLQGNTIYLDNENVDISGKSNDVEKKVNLSELLPDGLKLTSGSSTDLWITVNILPEGSKIYSFPTEDIKVKGLPDDLQLAFEVADIELKVQAEDEDLSKFDLKSVGAVLSMDDWEEGSYEVPIKISLPEGYKLLEDVTAEIKISKVSNVDSSNQ, from the coding sequence ATGAAGAAAAATCTGACTAAGAACATCCCTTTGAAAATCATGTCGATTATTGTGGGAATCCTGGTGTGGCTGATCGTAGTAAATGTTGATGACCCTATCATTACGAAAGGCTTTGTGATCTCAGATGTACAGATCATCAACGAAGCTTATGTGGATCAGCTGGGCGAGATGGTCATGCAGGATGATCGTGAAAATTCAGTACGTGTTTATATTACAGGTGAGCGGAAGATAGTCAACCGTCTCACCTCAAGTGATATTAAGGCAGTTGCAGACCTGCAGCAGGCCCAGTCTACCGATACAGATCCTGTAATGATCCCCATTACAGCAACCTGTTCCGGGATACTTCCGGAGAATGTCAGGGTGTCACCGCAGAATCTAAGTGTCCATCTGGAAAAAAAGGTAACCAAGGAATTTGCAATCAATGTTACCAGTGATGACAGCAAGCCTGCACAGGGGCTGGAGGTTGCTTCTCTTACTGCAAATCCGGAAAAAGTCCGTATTACAGGACCGGAATCCCTGGTTGGTAAAATAGATAGTGTGAGTGTGGATGTAAGTTCAAAGCTTGAGGGAATCGACCAGGATACGACGATCACAGGCGCAGAACTGACCATTACAGATAAGAATCAGGATACACTTTCATCAAATTCCATGAGCTATCTGAAATTTGACAACAACGGAAAGGTCAATGTCACGGCAAAGCTCTGGAAGGTGCGTTCTGATATACGAATCAGTGCGGGATATACGGGAGAACCGGCAGAAGGTTATGTTGTGGACAGTGTCACGACAGTACCGGAGACTTTCAGCGTAGCCGGAAGTGAAGAAGCACTGGATAATCTGAAACTTCAGGGAAATACTATTTATCTTGATAATGAGAATGTGGATATTTCAGGAAAGAGCAATGACGTGGAAAAGAAAGTAAACCTGTCAGAGCTTCTTCCGGATGGCCTTAAGCTGACATCTGGATCCAGCACGGACCTCTGGATCACAGTCAATATCCTGCCGGAGGGCAGTAAGATATACAGCTTCCCGACAGAGGATATCAAAGTAAAAGGTCTGCCTGATGATCTGCAGCTGGCATTTGAAGTTGCAGATATTGAGCTAAAGGTGCAGGCGGAAGACGAAGATCTTTCCAAATTCGATCTGAAGTCGGTAGGAGCAGTACTTTCCATGGATGACTGGGAGGAGGGCAGCTACGAAGTACCGATCAAAATCAGTCTTCCGGAAGGCTACAAACTGCTGGAGGATGTAACTGCGGAGATCAAAATCTCTAAGGTTTCCAATGTAGACAGCAGCAATCAGTAA
- the cdaA gene encoding diadenylate cyclase CdaA has protein sequence MQNVLTVVVGYLGKISLPGFGVIDIIEIGLISFFVYQFMAWIKFTRAYTLLKGILIVLGFILVAYIFKMNTILWIFRNLANVLVIGVIVIFQPELRKALEQLGQKKFVSNIIPFDSGREVQERFNDKTINELVKACFDMGEVKTGALIVIEEEIRLDEYVRTGINIDGILTSQLLINIFEHNTPLHDGAVIVRGNRVVAATCYLPLSDNMELSKQLGTRHRAGVGISEATDSLTIIVSEETGQVSVARGGELSRGLNSKQLREILVSAQNKKVVDNGKLRNLLKGRVKHEEKSD, from the coding sequence ATGCAGAATGTGCTGACAGTTGTGGTCGGATATCTGGGAAAAATTTCCCTTCCGGGATTTGGCGTGATAGATATCATTGAGATCGGACTGATTTCCTTTTTTGTATATCAGTTTATGGCATGGATCAAATTCACACGTGCATATACCCTTCTGAAGGGCATTTTGATCGTCCTTGGATTTATCCTGGTCGCATATATCTTCAAAATGAATACGATCCTCTGGATCTTCCGGAATCTGGCTAATGTGCTGGTGATCGGTGTGATCGTAATCTTTCAGCCGGAGCTGAGGAAGGCCCTGGAGCAGCTGGGACAGAAGAAGTTTGTTTCTAACATTATTCCCTTTGATTCCGGCAGGGAAGTACAGGAGCGTTTTAATGACAAGACTATCAATGAACTGGTAAAGGCCTGTTTTGATATGGGTGAAGTTAAGACCGGAGCACTGATCGTGATCGAGGAAGAGATCCGGCTTGATGAATATGTGAGAACCGGTATCAATATTGACGGTATCCTTACCAGTCAGCTTCTGATCAATATTTTTGAGCATAATACACCTCTTCATGACGGAGCGGTGATCGTGCGAGGTAACCGCGTGGTAGCAGCAACCTGCTATCTACCTCTTTCAGATAATATGGAACTGAGCAAACAGCTGGGAACAAGACACAGAGCAGGTGTGGGTATCAGTGAAGCTACGGATTCTCTTACGATCATTGTTTCGGAAGAAACGGGACAGGTTTCTGTGGCCAGAGGCGGTGAGTTATCCAGAGGGCTTAACAGCAAACAGCTTCGAGAAATACTTGTTTCTGCTCAGAATAAAAAGGTTGTTGACAACGGTAAGCTGAGAAATCTGCTGAAAGGGAGAGTGAAACATGAAGAAAAATCTGACTAA